The genome window ATGCGGCTGGTCGCCGGCGCACTGGTGCGCGCGGTGCGCCAGCCGGATGACCTCGATGCCCGTGCCGACATGCTCGTCGCCGCCAGCATGGGCGCCACCGCGTTCCAGAAAGGCCTCGGTGGCATGCATGCGCTGGCGCACCCGATCGGCGCGCTGTACGACACCCATCACGGCATGACCAACGCCACCCTGATGCCTTATGTGCTGAAGTTCAACCGCGGCGTGATCGAAGAGCGCATCACCCGCCTGGCCGCTTACCTGCAGCTGGCCAATCCGGGCTTCGACAGCTTTCTCGAACTGGTCATGCAGTTGCGCAGCGACACCGGCGTGCCGCACAGCCTGGCCGAACTGAACGTGGACGACCGCCAGACCGCACTGATCGCCGAAATGGCCATCGTCGACCCGTCTGCCGGAGGCAACCCGCGCCCGCTCAATGCCACCGATACCGCGCAGCTGTTTACCGATGCCCTGCACGGGAGACTCTGAGCAGCGTTAAGCGTATTAGCACACCTGGCGCCGGGCCAGGCAAACAGCACTCGGTAGGAGCGGGCTTGCCCGCGAAGGCTTCACCCGAATACCGAAGTCGTAGAACAGAACCAGAGGCATCGCGGGCAAGCCCGCTCCTACAGATAAAACCTGCGGGGAACTTCTGGTTAATGTCTGGCGCTTTCAGGTGCCGGACGCTACTCCAGCAGGCGCCGCATTTCCTCGCTGAGCGGCATCGGCTGAAAGGCACTGACCCGCGCCCGGCCGTTATTGCCTTGCGGCACCCAGATACGCGAAAACAGCAGCGCGGCGAGTATGCGTGGCAGTTGCCCGGCCACTTCGCGCCAGTCGTGCAGCTGCCAGCCCGCGCGCAGCATCAACCAGTGTGCGCGGGCATGCCGCAGCGGCATGCGCTGGCTGAGAATATGCGCCCGCTCCAGCCAGACCAGAGCCGTCTGCGGATCAGCCTGTTGCAGGGCTGCCTGACCCTCGGCAAACGCCTGTTGCAGCGCTCTGTGCAATGCTTCACCCATGCTCCCGTCCTCCGCCTGCCTGTAGCTCGCCATGGGCCTGGCGCAACACCTGCAGCGCCGCAGAAATTGCCAGGCTGGCCATGACGCCGGCCACCAGCAGATCAGGCCAGGCCGTGCCGCTA of Pseudomonas pohangensis contains these proteins:
- a CDS encoding DUF3703 domain-containing protein, with protein sequence MGEALHRALQQAFAEGQAALQQADPQTALVWLERAHILSQRMPLRHARAHWLMLRAGWQLHDWREVAGQLPRILAALLFSRIWVPQGNNGRARVSAFQPMPLSEEMRRLLE